The proteins below come from a single Nocardioides eburneiflavus genomic window:
- the allB gene encoding allantoinase AllB, with the protein MADGLDTVVRARRAVVGAAERPAAVGIRDGRIVAVAAYDGLEGAEVVELADDEVLLPGLVDTHVHVNEPGRTEWEGFASATRAAAAGGVTTIVDMPLNSIPPTTTVAALEVKRAVARDQVWVDVGFWGGAVPDNLEDLARLHEAGVLGFKCFLLDSGVEEFPHLPPAGFAAAMAETGRLGALMIVHAEDADEVAECAHGTAYRGFLESRPDAAEERAIALVVDTARATGARAHVVHLSASGAVPTLRAARAEGVDVSVETCPHYLHFEAGSIPDGATELKCCPPIRDAANRDALWAALADGDIDMVVSDHSPCTAELKRSETGDFADAWGGIASLQLGLPVVWTTARQRGVALVDVVRWMATAPARRVGLADKGEIAVGADADLCVFAPDEPWVVDPARLHHKNPVSAYAGRTLTGTVRATWLRGRPLDLSAGPRGRLLRRGAR; encoded by the coding sequence GTGGCGGACGGGCTCGACACCGTGGTCCGCGCGCGCCGGGCGGTCGTCGGGGCGGCGGAGCGCCCGGCCGCGGTCGGCATCCGCGACGGGCGCATCGTCGCGGTGGCGGCGTACGACGGGCTCGAGGGGGCGGAGGTCGTGGAGCTGGCCGACGACGAGGTGCTGCTCCCGGGCCTCGTGGACACCCACGTCCACGTCAACGAGCCCGGCCGCACCGAGTGGGAGGGGTTCGCCAGCGCGACCCGCGCCGCGGCGGCCGGCGGGGTGACCACGATCGTCGACATGCCGCTCAACAGCATCCCGCCGACGACGACGGTCGCGGCGCTGGAGGTGAAGCGGGCGGTCGCCCGGGACCAGGTCTGGGTGGACGTCGGCTTCTGGGGCGGTGCGGTCCCCGACAACCTCGAGGACCTCGCCCGCCTGCACGAGGCCGGCGTCCTCGGCTTCAAGTGCTTCCTGCTGGACTCCGGGGTCGAGGAGTTCCCGCACCTCCCGCCGGCCGGGTTCGCGGCCGCGATGGCCGAGACCGGGCGCCTCGGCGCCTTGATGATCGTGCACGCCGAGGACGCCGACGAGGTCGCCGAGTGTGCCCACGGGACGGCCTACCGCGGGTTCCTGGAGAGCCGGCCGGACGCGGCGGAGGAGCGGGCGATCGCGCTCGTCGTCGACACCGCCCGTGCCACCGGCGCCCGCGCCCACGTCGTGCACCTCAGCGCGTCGGGTGCGGTGCCGACCCTCCGTGCGGCGCGCGCCGAGGGCGTCGACGTCTCGGTGGAGACCTGCCCGCACTACCTGCACTTCGAGGCCGGCTCGATCCCCGACGGCGCCACCGAGCTCAAGTGTTGCCCGCCGATCCGCGATGCCGCCAACCGCGACGCCCTCTGGGCGGCGCTCGCCGACGGCGACATCGACATGGTCGTCAGCGACCACTCGCCGTGCACCGCCGAGCTCAAGCGCTCCGAGACCGGCGACTTCGCCGACGCCTGGGGCGGCATCGCCTCGCTCCAGCTCGGCCTGCCGGTCGTCTGGACGACCGCCCGCCAGCGCGGCGTGGCCCTCGTCGACGTGGTGCGCTGGATGGCGACGGCCCCAGCCCGCCGCGTCGGGCTGGCCGACAAGGGCGAGATCGCCGTCGGCGCCGACGCCGACCTCTGCGTCTTCGCTCCCGACGAGCCGTGGGTCGTCGACCCGGCCCGGCTGCACCACAAGAACCCCGTCTCGGCCTACGCCGGGCGTACGCTCACGGGCACCGTGCGGGCCACCTGGCTCCGCGGGCGCCCGCTCGACCTGTCGGCCGGGCCGCGGGGTCGGCTGCTGAGGAGGGGAGCGCGATGA
- a CDS encoding bifunctional allantoicase/(S)-ureidoglycine aminohydrolase: MTYYVPRGGLPAQSDLTTGQSGRAVFTEAYAVIPRGTLSDITASRLPHWGDTRLWVIARPLSGFAETFSQYVVEVAPDGGSDRPDDDHDAESVLFVVDGSPQLRIHRPGGGQAHRLRAGSYAFLPPGTVWTLRNDGEGTATFHWIRKAYERVDGVEVPEPFVVHEDDVAIEPMPDTGGAWGTQRFVDPLDVRHDMHVNIVTFEPGGAIPFPETHVMEHGLYVLEGKAVYLLNQDWVEVQEGDFMWLRAFCPQACYAGGPGRFRYLLYKDVNRHPRLRPYGG; the protein is encoded by the coding sequence ATGACCTACTACGTGCCGAGGGGCGGGCTGCCGGCACAGTCCGACCTGACCACCGGCCAGTCCGGCCGCGCCGTCTTCACCGAGGCGTACGCCGTGATCCCGCGCGGCACGCTCAGCGACATCACCGCCAGCCGGCTGCCGCACTGGGGCGACACGCGGCTGTGGGTGATCGCGCGGCCGCTGTCGGGCTTCGCCGAGACGTTCAGCCAGTACGTCGTCGAGGTCGCCCCGGACGGCGGGTCCGACCGGCCCGACGACGACCACGACGCCGAGTCGGTGCTCTTCGTCGTCGACGGCTCGCCGCAGCTGAGAATCCACCGTCCGGGCGGGGGACAGGCACACCGGCTGCGCGCCGGGTCGTACGCCTTCCTCCCGCCGGGCACGGTCTGGACGCTGCGCAACGACGGCGAGGGCACCGCGACGTTCCACTGGATCCGCAAGGCCTACGAGCGCGTGGACGGCGTCGAGGTGCCCGAGCCCTTCGTGGTCCACGAGGACGACGTGGCGATCGAGCCGATGCCCGACACGGGTGGGGCCTGGGGCACGCAGCGCTTCGTCGACCCGCTCGACGTGCGGCACGACATGCACGTCAACATCGTGACCTTCGAGCCCGGCGGCGCGATCCCGTTCCCGGAGACCCACGTGATGGAGCACGGCCTCTACGTCCTGGAGGGCAAGGCGGTCTACCTGCTCAACCAGGACTGGGTGGAGGTGCAGGAGGGCGACTTCATGTGGCTGCGCGCCTTCTGCCCGCAGGCCTGCTACGCCGGCGGGCCCGGCCGGTTCCGCTACCTGCTCTACAAGGACGTCAACCGGCACCCGCGGCTGCGCCCGTACGGCGGCTGA
- a CDS encoding xanthine dehydrogenase small subunit, with the protein MPEPQITVNGQSRPLAGVPAHTNALDFVRGLGLTGAKEGCAEGECGACAVLVARPDGDGSRWTPVNACLVPALALDGQEVVTAEGLGGPGDLHPVQAGLAEAGGSQCGYCTPGFVCSMAAEYYRPARPPGPDGFDVHAIGGNLCRCTGYRPIRDAACALGAPPAADPFAERQGRPAPGPAQTRVDGFARPADLADALALLAAHPDAAVVAGSTDWGVEANLRGRRAAHVVAVDRLPELRGLTTDADVIEIGAALTLSEVEAALGDDVPLLAQVWPQFASRLIRNSATIGGNLATASPIGDLAPALLALDARLVLASADGDREVALADFFTGYRETVLRPAELVRAVRVPTPLAAHATFRKIAKRRFDDISSVAVAVALDVVDGAVVRARIGLGGVAATPVRARATEAVLEGRTWDLDTVEAASAVLAQEGTPIDDQRASAAYRSAMLGNALRAWWHEEEVP; encoded by the coding sequence GTGCCCGAGCCACAGATCACCGTCAACGGGCAGTCGCGCCCGCTGGCCGGCGTGCCCGCCCACACCAACGCGCTCGACTTCGTGCGCGGCCTCGGCCTGACCGGTGCCAAGGAGGGCTGTGCCGAGGGTGAGTGCGGCGCCTGCGCCGTGCTGGTCGCCCGCCCCGACGGTGACGGGAGCCGCTGGACACCCGTCAACGCCTGCCTGGTTCCCGCCCTCGCCCTCGACGGCCAGGAGGTGGTGACCGCCGAGGGACTCGGTGGTCCCGGCGACCTCCACCCGGTCCAGGCGGGGCTGGCCGAGGCGGGCGGCTCCCAGTGCGGCTACTGCACGCCCGGCTTCGTCTGCTCGATGGCCGCGGAGTACTACCGCCCCGCCCGACCGCCCGGCCCCGACGGCTTCGACGTCCACGCGATCGGCGGCAACCTCTGCCGCTGCACCGGCTACCGGCCCATCCGCGACGCCGCCTGCGCCCTCGGGGCGCCGCCGGCGGCCGACCCGTTCGCCGAGCGCCAAGGGCGTCCCGCACCCGGGCCGGCGCAGACCCGGGTCGACGGCTTCGCCCGGCCGGCCGACCTCGCCGATGCGCTCGCCCTGCTCGCCGCGCACCCCGACGCCGCCGTCGTCGCCGGCTCCACCGACTGGGGCGTGGAGGCCAACCTCCGCGGCCGGCGCGCGGCACACGTCGTCGCGGTCGACCGGCTCCCCGAGCTGCGCGGCCTCACGACCGACGCCGACGTGATCGAGATCGGCGCCGCCCTCACCCTCAGCGAGGTCGAGGCGGCCCTCGGCGACGACGTGCCGCTGCTCGCGCAGGTGTGGCCGCAGTTCGCGTCGAGGCTGATCCGCAACAGCGCGACCATAGGCGGCAACCTCGCCACCGCGTCCCCGATCGGCGACCTCGCGCCCGCGCTGCTGGCGCTGGACGCGCGCCTCGTGCTCGCCTCCGCCGACGGCGACCGCGAGGTGGCGCTGGCCGACTTCTTCACCGGCTACCGGGAGACCGTGCTGCGGCCCGCCGAGCTCGTGCGTGCGGTCCGGGTGCCGACCCCGCTCGCCGCGCACGCGACCTTCCGCAAGATCGCCAAGCGCCGCTTCGACGACATCTCGAGCGTCGCGGTCGCGGTCGCGCTAGACGTGGTCGACGGCGCCGTCGTCCGCGCCCGGATCGGCCTGGGCGGCGTCGCGGCGACCCCCGTACGCGCGCGGGCCACCGAGGCCGTCCTCGAGGGCCGGACCTGGGACCTCGACACGGTCGAGGCGGCCTCCGCCGTCCTCGCGCAGGAGGGCACGCCCATCGACGACCAGCGCGCCAGCGCGGCCTACCGCTCGGCGATGCTGGGCAACGCGCTGCGGGCGTGGTGGCACGAGGAGGAAGTGCCATGA
- the xdhB gene encoding xanthine dehydrogenase molybdopterin binding subunit: MSTLSDRPDDAVVGLSLPHESAALHVSGHALYTDDLVHRTPHVLHAHPVCSPHPHARVTRLDPSPALAVDGVVRVLTAADVPGTNDAGVKHDEPLFPEIVMFVGHAVCWVLGETLEAARLGAEAVEVDYEPLPAVVALTEAIEAESFQGGRPVVVRGDVEQGLASAAHVFSGVTEMAGQEHFYLETHASLALVDEGGQVFVQSSTQHPTETQEIVAHVLGLDSHHVTVQCLRMGGGFGGKEMQPHGFAAVAALGAVLTGRPVRLRLSRTHDMTMTGKRHGFHAQWRVGFDDDARLTALEATLTSDGGWSLDLSEPVLARALCHVDNAYWIPHVRLHGRVAHTHKTSQTAFRGFGGPQGMLVIEDVLGRCAPLLGIDPVELRRRNFYVEGQATPYGQPVRHPERVAAAWEQVLASGDVARRRSEIAAFNAAHEHTKRALAVTPVKFGISFNFTAFNQAGALVHVYKDGSVLINHGGTEMGQGLHTKMMQVAATSLGVPLSRVRVAPTRTDKVPNTSATAASSSADLNGGAVKNACEQILSRLREVDAGRDLPWEELVREAYFSRVQLWAAGFYRTEGIHWDSTVMRGHPFKYFAYGVAAAEVEVDGFTGAHRTRRVDIVHDVGDSLSPLVDIGQVEGGFVQGVGWLTLEDLRWDESSGPGRGRLTTQAASTYKLPSIGELPDELNVALLEHAHDDGVVYGSKAVGEPPLMLAFAVREALREAAAAFGQEGTSVELASPATPEAVFWACERARHGASDHVVEGLPGAVPDQPDPAAPALHPRSERAAQAAGEA; this comes from the coding sequence ATGAGCACGCTCTCGGACCGCCCCGACGACGCGGTTGTCGGCCTCTCGCTGCCCCACGAGAGCGCCGCCCTGCACGTGAGCGGCCACGCCCTCTACACCGACGACCTGGTGCACCGCACCCCCCACGTCCTCCACGCGCACCCGGTCTGCTCGCCGCACCCGCATGCCCGGGTCACCCGTCTCGACCCCTCGCCGGCGCTGGCGGTCGACGGCGTCGTACGGGTGCTGACCGCCGCCGACGTGCCCGGCACCAACGACGCGGGCGTGAAGCACGACGAGCCGCTGTTCCCCGAGATCGTGATGTTCGTCGGGCACGCGGTCTGCTGGGTGCTGGGGGAGACCCTCGAGGCCGCGCGCCTCGGCGCCGAGGCGGTCGAGGTCGACTACGAGCCCCTGCCCGCGGTCGTGGCGCTGACCGAGGCGATCGAGGCCGAGAGCTTCCAGGGCGGTCGGCCCGTCGTCGTCCGCGGCGACGTCGAGCAGGGCCTCGCGAGCGCCGCCCACGTGTTCAGCGGCGTGACGGAGATGGCCGGCCAGGAGCACTTCTACCTCGAGACCCACGCCTCGCTGGCCCTCGTCGACGAGGGCGGCCAGGTCTTCGTCCAGAGCAGCACGCAGCACCCGACCGAGACGCAGGAGATCGTGGCGCACGTGCTGGGCCTCGACAGCCACCACGTCACCGTGCAGTGCCTGCGGATGGGCGGCGGCTTCGGCGGCAAGGAGATGCAGCCGCACGGCTTCGCGGCCGTGGCCGCGCTCGGCGCGGTCCTCACCGGCCGGCCGGTCCGGCTCCGGCTGAGCCGCACCCACGACATGACGATGACCGGCAAGCGGCACGGCTTCCACGCCCAGTGGCGGGTCGGCTTCGACGACGACGCCCGGCTGACGGCCCTCGAGGCGACGCTGACCTCCGACGGAGGGTGGAGCCTCGACCTCAGCGAGCCCGTCCTCGCGCGGGCGCTGTGCCACGTCGACAACGCCTACTGGATCCCCCACGTCCGCCTCCACGGCCGGGTCGCGCACACCCACAAGACCTCGCAGACCGCGTTCCGCGGCTTCGGCGGGCCGCAGGGGATGCTGGTCATCGAGGACGTGCTCGGCAGGTGTGCGCCGCTGCTCGGGATCGACCCGGTCGAGCTGCGCCGCCGCAACTTCTACGTCGAGGGCCAGGCCACGCCGTACGGGCAGCCGGTGCGTCATCCCGAGCGCGTCGCCGCCGCATGGGAGCAGGTGCTGGCGTCCGGTGACGTCGCGCGTCGCCGCAGCGAGATCGCCGCCTTCAACGCCGCCCACGAGCACACGAAGCGTGCCCTGGCGGTGACCCCGGTGAAGTTCGGCATCTCCTTCAACTTCACCGCGTTCAACCAGGCGGGTGCGCTGGTGCACGTCTACAAGGACGGGTCGGTGCTGATCAACCACGGCGGCACCGAGATGGGCCAGGGCCTGCACACCAAGATGATGCAGGTCGCGGCCACCAGCCTCGGCGTGCCCCTCAGCAGGGTCCGCGTCGCGCCGACCCGGACCGACAAGGTGCCCAACACCTCCGCGACCGCGGCGAGCTCCAGCGCCGACCTCAACGGGGGCGCCGTCAAGAACGCCTGCGAGCAGATCCTCTCGCGCCTGCGCGAGGTCGACGCGGGTCGCGACCTGCCGTGGGAGGAGCTCGTCCGCGAGGCCTACTTCAGCCGGGTGCAGCTGTGGGCGGCCGGCTTCTACCGGACCGAGGGCATCCACTGGGACTCCACGGTCATGCGCGGCCACCCGTTCAAGTACTTCGCCTACGGCGTCGCGGCCGCGGAGGTCGAGGTGGACGGCTTCACCGGCGCCCACCGCACCCGGCGGGTCGACATCGTGCACGACGTCGGCGACAGCCTCTCCCCGCTCGTCGACATCGGGCAGGTGGAGGGCGGCTTCGTGCAGGGGGTGGGCTGGCTGACCCTGGAGGACCTGCGGTGGGACGAGTCGTCGGGTCCCGGCCGCGGCCGGCTCACGACGCAGGCCGCCAGCACCTACAAGCTGCCCAGCATCGGCGAGCTGCCCGACGAGCTCAACGTCGCGCTGCTCGAGCACGCCCACGACGACGGCGTGGTCTACGGCTCCAAGGCCGTCGGCGAGCCGCCGCTGATGCTGGCGTTCGCGGTCCGCGAGGCGCTCCGTGAGGCGGCCGCGGCGTTCGGGCAGGAGGGCACCAGCGTCGAGCTCGCCTCCCCGGCCACCCCCGAAGCGGTCTTCTGGGCCTGCGAGCGCGCCCGGCACGGTGCCTCCGACCACGTCGTCGAGGGCCTTCCGGGCGCGGTGCCCGACCAGCCGGACCCGGCTGCGCCTGCGCTCCACCCGCGGTCGGAGCGGGCCGCGCAGGCGGCGGGGGAGGCCTGA
- the xdhC gene encoding xanthine dehydrogenase accessory protein XdhC: MHWLTAVQRLREERQAGVLVTVADVRGHAPRDAGAKMVVAADRSWGSVGGGNLEETALARARTMLETYAVAPEQLVLGLSDKARTDHGRQCCGGEVTLLLEPLPVVPAVAVFGVGHVGLELARILSAHDLDLHLVDSRAAQLADDRLAVLDAGTARVRVHHAPVPELALGSVPPGTHVLVMTHDHAEDFALCDAALRCTHLATIGLIGSDAKWARFRSGLVVEGHDAARIARIRCPIGLPGLAGKEPAAIAVSVAAELLQAFAADRSRTRA, from the coding sequence ATGCACTGGCTGACGGCCGTCCAGCGGCTGCGCGAGGAGCGGCAGGCAGGCGTGCTCGTCACCGTCGCCGACGTGCGCGGCCACGCCCCGCGCGACGCCGGCGCCAAGATGGTCGTCGCGGCCGATCGCTCGTGGGGCAGCGTCGGGGGCGGCAACCTCGAGGAGACCGCGCTCGCCCGGGCCCGCACGATGCTGGAGACGTACGCCGTCGCACCCGAGCAGCTCGTCCTCGGGCTGAGTGACAAGGCCCGCACCGACCACGGCCGCCAGTGCTGCGGCGGCGAGGTGACCTTGCTGCTCGAGCCGCTGCCCGTCGTCCCCGCGGTAGCGGTGTTCGGCGTGGGCCACGTGGGGCTCGAGCTGGCCCGCATCCTCTCCGCCCACGACCTCGACCTGCACCTGGTGGACTCGCGCGCGGCCCAGCTCGCCGACGACCGGCTCGCGGTGCTCGACGCGGGGACCGCCCGTGTCCGCGTGCACCACGCGCCCGTCCCCGAGCTCGCGCTCGGGTCCGTGCCGCCGGGCACCCACGTGCTGGTGATGACCCACGACCACGCCGAGGACTTCGCGCTGTGCGACGCCGCGCTGCGCTGCACGCACCTCGCGACGATCGGCCTCATCGGGTCGGACGCCAAGTGGGCGCGCTTCCGCTCCGGCCTGGTGGTCGAGGGGCACGACGCGGCCCGCATCGCCCGGATCCGCTGCCCCATCGGGCTCCCCGGTCTCGCCGGCAAGGAGCCGGCGGCGATCGCGGTGTCGGTCGCAGCGGAGCTGCTGCAGGCCTTCGCCGCCGACCGCTCCCGGACCAGAGCATGA
- a CDS encoding guanine deaminase, with the protein MMPAEVVYRARAYDTPDDPFDPATAAPGFRYDDDLGLAVSDDGVIVARGPYASVAAAHPDAPVLDLRSGLLLPGLVDTHVHFPQVRVIGALGMPLLEWLERCALPEEVHLGSPDYAATIAEEFVASLIAAGTTTSLVFGSHFAPAVDLLLAEAERYGLRVTSGLVVSDRILPEPLLTTPDRAYAEALWLAERWHGRGRIRYAVTPRFALSASDPVLAACAAVLGEVGGSLFTTHVNENSAEVATVAGQFPHRDHYVDTYDHHGLLGPLSVLAHDVHPTDAELGVMAARATSVAWCPTSNSALGSGIFPLRRHLAAGVRVALGSDVGAGTGFSVFKEGLQAYFLQHLQGAEGVALGAGHLLHLSTAAGAAALGLGDTVGDLSEGKQFDAVLLRPPPGTALDLGLRHADSPESALGKVFALAGDADVAEVWVGGDQVASGGFVRPVTPRATAARRRPAG; encoded by the coding sequence ATGATGCCGGCCGAGGTCGTCTACCGCGCCCGCGCCTACGACACCCCCGACGACCCGTTCGACCCCGCGACCGCGGCTCCCGGCTTCCGCTACGACGACGACCTCGGCCTCGCCGTCTCCGACGACGGGGTGATCGTGGCGCGCGGGCCGTACGCGTCGGTCGCGGCCGCCCACCCGGACGCACCGGTGCTCGACCTCCGCTCCGGCCTGCTGCTGCCGGGCCTCGTGGACACCCACGTGCACTTCCCGCAGGTGCGGGTCATCGGCGCGCTCGGCATGCCGCTGCTCGAGTGGCTGGAGCGCTGCGCGCTGCCGGAGGAGGTGCACCTCGGCTCGCCCGACTACGCCGCGACCATCGCCGAGGAGTTCGTCGCGAGCCTGATCGCAGCCGGGACCACCACCTCGCTGGTCTTCGGGTCGCACTTCGCCCCGGCGGTCGACCTGCTGCTCGCCGAGGCCGAGCGCTACGGGCTGCGGGTGACGAGCGGGCTGGTCGTCAGCGACCGCATCCTGCCCGAGCCGTTGCTGACCACCCCGGACCGGGCGTACGCCGAGGCGCTGTGGCTGGCCGAGCGCTGGCACGGCCGCGGCCGGATCCGCTACGCCGTGACGCCGCGCTTCGCCCTGTCGGCCTCCGACCCCGTGCTGGCCGCGTGCGCCGCCGTGCTGGGCGAGGTGGGGGGATCCCTGTTCACCACGCACGTCAACGAGAACTCCGCCGAGGTCGCCACGGTCGCGGGGCAGTTCCCCCACCGCGACCACTACGTCGACACCTACGACCACCACGGTCTGCTGGGGCCGCTGTCGGTGCTGGCCCACGACGTGCACCCGACAGATGCCGAGCTCGGCGTGATGGCGGCGCGCGCGACGTCGGTGGCGTGGTGCCCGACGAGCAACTCCGCGCTCGGCTCCGGCATCTTCCCGCTGCGCCGGCACCTCGCGGCCGGCGTACGCGTCGCGCTCGGCAGCGACGTCGGCGCGGGCACGGGGTTCTCGGTGTTCAAGGAAGGCCTGCAGGCCTACTTCCTCCAGCACCTGCAGGGCGCGGAGGGCGTCGCGCTGGGTGCCGGGCACCTGCTGCACCTCAGCACCGCGGCGGGGGCCGCCGCGCTCGGCCTGGGCGACACGGTCGGCGACCTGTCGGAGGGCAAGCAGTTCGACGCCGTGCTGCTCCGGCCGCCCCCGGGCACGGCGCTCGACCTCGGCCTGCGGCACGCCGACTCGCCGGAGTCGGCTCTCGGCAAGGTCTTCGCCCTCGCCGGCGACGCTGACGTCGCCGAGGTGTGGGTCGGTGGCGACCAGGTGGCCTCCGGCGGGTTCGTGCGGCCCGTCACTCCCCGCGCGACAGCAGCACGTCGTAGGCCTGCAGGGTGA
- the aceB gene encoding malate synthase A has protein sequence MIELLLSAPPVPRSEEVLTPEALAFVADLDERFHVRRDELLAARRDRRAEIARTGTLDFLPDTAAVRAGDWTVAPVPEALRDRRVEITGPTDPKMAINALNSGARVWLADLEDANTPHWRNVVGGQLTLRDATRARLAFTSPDGREYAVTEPASAPVVLPRPRGWHFDEAHLTRDGRPVVAALVDFGLHVFHNGRELHEQGRGPFYYLPKTESHLEARLWDEVFTHAEAVLGLPHGSIRATVLIETITAAFEMDEILYELRDHAAGLNAGRWDYLFSIIKNSRDAGASFTLPDRNAVTMAAPMMRAYSDLLVQTCHRRGAFAIGGMAAFIPSRRDPEVNERAFAKVREDKTREATAGFDGSWVAHPDLVPVCAEVFDGVLDGRVHQLDVRRDDVSVTAADLLAVDRTPGERTEQGLRGNVRIGMHYLHAWLSGNGAAGIDNLMEDAATAEISRSQVWQWVHNGATLDTGEVIDRSLVERLVAEEHEALEGSLGHAVDPEARRLFVACALADDYPDFLTLQAYDVLLSRGE, from the coding sequence ATGATCGAGCTCCTCCTCTCCGCCCCGCCCGTGCCGAGGTCCGAGGAGGTCCTCACCCCTGAGGCCCTCGCGTTCGTCGCCGATCTCGACGAGCGCTTCCACGTACGCCGCGACGAGCTCCTGGCCGCTCGCCGGGACCGCCGCGCGGAGATCGCCCGTACGGGCACCCTCGACTTCCTTCCGGACACGGCCGCCGTCCGTGCCGGGGACTGGACCGTGGCGCCGGTGCCGGAGGCCCTGCGCGACCGCCGGGTGGAGATCACTGGGCCCACCGACCCCAAGATGGCGATCAACGCCCTCAACTCCGGCGCCCGGGTGTGGCTGGCCGACCTCGAGGACGCCAACACGCCCCACTGGCGCAACGTCGTGGGCGGCCAGCTGACCCTGCGCGACGCCACCCGCGCGCGCCTGGCCTTCACCTCCCCCGACGGCCGGGAGTACGCCGTCACCGAGCCGGCCTCCGCCCCGGTGGTCCTGCCGCGCCCTCGCGGCTGGCACTTCGACGAGGCGCACCTGACCCGCGACGGGCGACCGGTCGTCGCCGCGCTCGTCGACTTCGGCCTCCACGTGTTCCACAACGGCCGCGAGCTGCACGAGCAGGGCCGCGGGCCCTTCTACTACCTGCCCAAGACGGAGTCGCACCTCGAGGCGCGGCTGTGGGACGAGGTGTTCACCCACGCCGAGGCCGTCCTGGGGCTCCCCCACGGCTCGATCCGGGCGACCGTGCTGATCGAGACGATCACCGCGGCCTTCGAGATGGACGAGATCCTCTACGAGCTGCGCGACCACGCGGCCGGGCTCAACGCGGGCCGCTGGGACTACCTCTTCAGCATCATCAAGAACTCCCGCGACGCCGGGGCGTCCTTCACCCTCCCGGACCGCAACGCGGTGACGATGGCGGCGCCGATGATGCGCGCCTACAGCGACCTGCTCGTGCAGACCTGCCACCGCCGCGGCGCCTTCGCGATCGGTGGCATGGCGGCCTTCATCCCGAGCCGGCGCGACCCCGAGGTCAACGAGCGCGCCTTCGCCAAGGTGCGCGAGGACAAGACCCGTGAGGCGACCGCGGGCTTCGACGGGTCCTGGGTGGCCCACCCCGACCTGGTCCCGGTGTGCGCGGAGGTCTTCGACGGCGTGCTGGACGGCCGGGTCCATCAGCTCGACGTGCGCCGCGACGACGTCTCGGTCACCGCCGCCGACCTGCTCGCCGTGGACCGCACGCCCGGCGAGCGTACGGAGCAGGGACTGCGCGGCAACGTCCGCATCGGCATGCACTACCTCCACGCATGGCTCTCGGGCAACGGCGCGGCCGGCATCGACAACCTCATGGAGGACGCCGCCACCGCCGAGATCTCCCGCTCGCAGGTGTGGCAGTGGGTCCACAACGGCGCCACGCTCGACACCGGCGAGGTCATCGACCGGTCGCTGGTCGAGCGGCTCGTCGCGGAGGAGCACGAGGCCCTGGAGGGCTCGCTCGGCCATGCGGTCGACCCGGAGGCGCGACGGCTGTTCGTCGCGTGCGCGCTCGCGGACGACTATCCGGACTTCCTCACCCTGCAGGCCTACGACGTGCTGCTGTCGCGCGGGGAGTGA
- a CDS encoding sugar ABC transporter substrate-binding protein — MKRKHNLVLVTLVGAAMALTACGSDDDGGSSGSDDSGSGSEAAGKIGVILPDTESSVRWESADRPALTAAFEEAGVEFDIQNAEGDAERMTQIADTMIGDGVTVLAIVNLDSESGAAIQEKAASQGVATIDYDRLTLGGSAEYYVSFDNTVVGELQGQGLADCLGDKPANIIYLNGSPTDNNATLFAEGAHSVLDEIDSYEIVGEQAVPDWDNEEAATIFQQLYTAADGKVDGVLAANDGLGGAAISILEGAGQAGKVPVTGQDATVEGLQNVLAGTQCMTVYKSATQEAQALADAAIALANGEEAETTGTTVDSSDDSEVPSILLEPQSITKDNVGDVIEDGGQKAEDVCAGDFADLCAEAGIS; from the coding sequence GTGAAGCGGAAGCACAACTTGGTCCTCGTCACCCTCGTAGGCGCAGCCATGGCCCTGACGGCCTGTGGCAGCGACGACGACGGCGGCAGCAGCGGCAGCGACGACAGTGGCAGCGGCTCCGAGGCCGCGGGCAAGATCGGCGTCATCCTGCCCGACACCGAGTCCTCGGTGCGGTGGGAGAGCGCGGACCGCCCGGCCCTCACGGCCGCCTTCGAGGAGGCGGGCGTCGAGTTCGACATCCAGAACGCCGAGGGCGACGCCGAGCGGATGACCCAGATCGCCGACACCATGATCGGTGACGGCGTGACGGTGCTCGCGATCGTCAACCTCGACTCCGAGTCGGGTGCGGCCATCCAGGAGAAGGCTGCCTCGCAGGGCGTCGCCACCATCGACTACGACCGCCTCACCCTCGGCGGCTCGGCGGAGTACTACGTCTCCTTCGACAACACCGTCGTCGGGGAGCTGCAGGGCCAGGGCCTCGCGGACTGCCTCGGCGACAAGCCGGCCAACATCATCTACCTCAACGGCTCGCCGACCGACAACAACGCGACGCTGTTCGCCGAGGGTGCCCACAGCGTGCTCGACGAGATCGACAGCTACGAGATCGTCGGTGAGCAGGCTGTCCCCGACTGGGACAACGAGGAGGCCGCCACCATCTTCCAGCAGCTCTACACCGCTGCGGACGGCAAGGTCGACGGCGTGCTCGCCGCCAACGACGGCCTCGGCGGCGCCGCCATCAGCATCCTCGAGGGTGCGGGCCAGGCCGGCAAGGTTCCCGTCACGGGCCAGGACGCCACGGTCGAGGGCCTGCAGAACGTGCTTGCCGGCACCCAGTGCATGACGGTCTACAAGTCCGCCACGCAGGAGGCGCAGGCGCTCGCCGACGCCGCCATCGCGCTCGCCAACGGCGAGGAGGCGGAGACCACCGGCACGACGGTGGACTCCTCCGACGACAGCGAGGTCCCGTCCATCCTGCTCGAGCCGCAGTCCATCACCAAGGACAACGTCGGCGACGTCATCGAGGACGGTGGCCAGAAGGCCGAGGACGTGTGCGCCGGCGACTTCGCCGACCTGTGCGCCGAGGCCGGCATCTCCTGA